From Cervus elaphus chromosome 10, mCerEla1.1, whole genome shotgun sequence:
GGCTAAGAATTcctttcattcattaattcatgtaGCTGCAGTTTGTTGAGCTGCCGTCCCCTGTATGTGCCAGGTTCTACCCTGGGTGGCTACAGCAGGCAGATGGTGGCTGGGAGGTCAGCTGCGGGGAGAGAGGGCAGGTAgctggaggtgggaggcgggaccAACGCTGCTCGCGGTGGCCCCCAGGTGGCAGGGATGCGGTATCTGCACGGAGTCCTGGGCCCCATCATTGACAGCGTATTTGAGGAAAAGAAGTACGTGGAGCTGGATCCCAGCAAGGTGGAAGTCAAGGATGTAGGGTGAGGCCAGGGGTgatccctgggggtggggtggggtggcgggCAGGGGGAGGGGTCAGGCCCTTTCTGCAAGTATGCGTGGGTTTCTTTCTGCCTGAGTCGGCCTTTCGTCCGCTCTGCCCACTTGTATGTTGTCTGTGTCCCGGTCTCGGCTTTCTACACCTGTGTCTCCGGGCGCCCCTGTCCGAGTCGTGGGTGCAGGCGCTGACCTCGATCTTTCGGCGGGTCCGCCCCCGGGGCCCACTCAGGTGCTCTGGACTGCACCGCCCGCAGACCGAGGCCGAGGTGCTGGAGCAGAGCGCACAGACGCTGCGCGCCCACCTGGGGGCGCTGCTGAGCGCACTCAGCCGCTCGGTTCGCGGGTGCCCCGCCGTGGTCCGGGCCACCTTCCGCCAGCTCTTCCGGCGCGTGCGCGAGCGCTTCCCCAGCGCCCAGGACGAGGTAGCGCCCTCTGCCGGTGGGGCTGGACGGAGGGGAGAAAGTGGCGGCAAAAGAAGGGGCGGGTATCTCAGGGCCTGGTAGGAAGGGGCCTGATTGATGGTTAGAAGCCCAGGCTGGGGCCGGGCTCGGGAAGGTCACGGGAGTGAGGGGGAGTGTCCCAAAGGGAAGGGAGCTGTTAAAAGAGCCCAGGCCTCACGGAGTCCAGCCCCCAATTCTCTGGCGCCCCTCCAGAACGTGCCCTTCATCGCCGTCACCAGCTTCCTGTGCCTGCGCTTCATCTCTCCTGCCATCCTGGCGCCGAAGCTCTTCCACCTGCGAGAGCGGCACGCGGACGCCCGCACCAGCCGCACCCTGCTCCTGCTGGCCAAGGTCCGGGGCTGTGGACCCTGGCGGGAGATGCCCAGCTGGGTGCTGGCCTGGGGCCCTCGCGGCAGTGCGCTGGGTTCCCCGTTGGCTCTAGGAACGCCTGGTGGCAGGCCGCCGGTACCCTCCTGGGGCACTGCATTTCACAGTGTTCATAGTTTTCTCATGGTCGCCCGGTCTCATGGATTAGGGGAACAAGTCCACGAGCTGGAGGGTGCCCAAGGCCTGGTCTCACTGCCTGTTGGAAGAATCGGTGCCTTCTAACTCCCAGATCTACCTTCTCCCAGGTTGCCATAAGGGCAACACCAGGCTGGGGTCAGGGTACCCAGTGGAACAGAGTGCTGTGAAATCCGCAGAATGTCAATAGACTGGGCCCAAGTTGTCCCCaagtatggacttccctggtggctcagagggtaaagcgtctgcccacaatgtgggagacccgggttcgatccctgggtcgggaagatcctttggagaaagaaatagcaacctactccagtactcttgcctgaaaaatcccatggaaacaggagtctggcgggctacagtccatggggtcgcaaagagtcggacacgactgagcaacttcactttcactttcagtcccaACTATACTATAAGTTCCCTAAAGACCACAAACTGTGACCcgtccctgccccctccccccgccccggtcCCCAGTAGGACAGAGTGGTAGAGTGGGCCCTTGAGCAGAGCCTGGGTCGCCCCTTCCTCCATTTCTACAGTGGGAGTAGCACAGACTGGGTGCAggtggggggggcggtgcagGTGGGGGGTAGTAGGAGTGGCCGTGGCCTGCTCTCTGACTCTAGCAGAGGCTGGCCTTTCCTACTGTTGAACCCCTAGGCGGTCCAGAACGTGGGCAACATGGACACGCCAGCTTCCAGGGCTAAGGAGGCTTGGATGGAACCGCTGCAGCCCATGGTGCGCCAGGGCGTGGCCCAGCTGAAGGACTTCATTACCAAGCTGGTGGACATCCAGGAGAAAGACGGTGAGTGCTTCCGGGtgcggccccgccccctgccccacccacctcTGGCCTCTCGCCCTCCACCCACAGCCCGGTGTTGAAGTTTGCTCGGCCCGcggccccccggccccgccccttctccctctcccctctccgcCTGGGGCTCACGTGTTGCCTTACCTCCCTGGCCCGCAGAGCTGGACCTGCAGCGGACCCTGAGCTTGCAGGCACCCCCGGTGAAGGAAGGGCCACTCTTCATCCACAGGACCAAGAGCAAAGGCCCCCTCATGTCCTCCTCCTTCAAGAAGCTCCACTTCTCCCTCACCACGGAGGCCCTCAGCTTTGCCAAGACCCCCAGCTCCAAGGTAAGGGTAAGAGGGTAAGAGGGGCTCTGAGGGGTTGGAACACCCTGGAGGTAACTGTCCCTTCTTAGCCCACCTCAGGGTCCACCGGGGTCGGAGAAGAAAGCCAGGAAGGGGCAGGCCCCTGGTGGCAGTCATAGGGTGACTTAAGACCCATGAGGAAGAAGGTCCTCTGTCTTGGGGGTCCTGGGCAGCAGCTACGGTGACCTGCCCTGGCTTCTTGGTCAGGGGTGTGAGTGAGGTAGGGTTAGGGCACTGACCCCAAGAGGCCAGGTGCATCTGCTTGTATGCGTCCTGACTGAGGTCACTCTCAGAGCAGGCTCCTGGGAGGGTGGGTCCTCTGGATCCCCAGTGCCAACCCCTGGTGCTGCAgaaggggagactgaggcccagaaataGGAAGGGGAGTGACCCCAGCTAGGACCCTGAGCTTCCCTCTCCCTGTCCCCGTCCCTCTAGAAGAGCACCCTCATCAAGCTCGCCAACATCCGGGCAGTAGAGAAAGTGGAGGAGAAGAGCTTTGGCAGCTCCCATGTCATGCAGGTCATCTACACGGACGACTCAGGCAGGCTCCAGACTGCCTACCTGCAGTGCAAGGTGTGGGCCGTGTGGAGGGGTGCCCACGCCAATAGGGGTCCTGTGGGaagatcccccccaccccccgggtaGGCTGGAGTGAAGGTTGAGTGCGCCTCCGACCGCCTGTTGCTGTGTTAAGCACAGCGTGGGTGTGAAAGCTGATGTGAGTGCCATGGGTCTGGGGTCTCTTGGGGTCTGGGTGCCTCGGAAGCCATGCCCATGTCTGTGTGGCCCTGCCTTGGCACCTTAGGTCTTAGGCACTTGGCATCTTAGGTCTCGGGGTGGTCCAGTGCGTAGTTGAGTGTGTCCCTGTGTCTTGAATCTTCACATTGTACACATCTGTTGGAACTTGTCTTAAGttggtgtctgtgtgtttctgtgtgtgtgtgtatgtatctacaCATAACAATCGCATGTTTATGCAAGTGGCTGTGGGTCATTCCCTCAAATCCCCTTCTCTTCATGTATTAAccccattcactcattcattcatctaaaaaatattaattgagtACTTTCTAGGTTCCGGGCACTAATCTAAGTGATGGGGGTACAGCGGCAGACAGAACAGAGTCCTTGCCTTGATGGGCTTCCATCGCAGGGAAGGAGATAGacccataaataaatattttaaatgtcaattaaaatatttgacattATTTTAATGTCAATGATTCGTTGACATTAGCAACGGAGCCtgagagagacagggaggggaCAGAGTGGGGTGCAGCAGGGAGGGGCGCTCAGGGAGGGCCTCTGATGGCAGCATTTGAGCAGAGACATTGAACAAGGAGGACGGtgaagtggggggcgggggcatgCTTCATTGCCCAGAGTGACTCTGTTGGATGCAGGGGTGGGAGGTCACAGATCCATCCTACCGGGCCCAACCCTCAAGGACTCCCTGATGGGTCAGGGTCTAGAGCCACAGGGAAAAAATGGTGATAGCAGAGCCACCACACATAATTAACAGGTTGTGGACTGCCCGGGGGCTTGGTCAAGGGGGCCAGTGGAGGCTGAAATCCAGCCTTCGCTCTATTCACCAGGCCATGTGCTGGGTGTGGGCTGCCAGCGTCTGGAGAAAGGGCAGCTTTTCCTAATTCCCCCAAAGCTGCTGAGCCAGCTTTCGAGACTGTGTAGTCCTGAGAGGCAGGGCAGCTTCAAGGACGGCGGGCTTCCTGGAGGCAGTGACCTCTCATCAGCGCCCCTCCCCCCTCGTCCCCTGCAGTGTGTGAACGAGCTGAACCAGTGGCTGTCTGCACTGAGGAAGGTCTGCATCAACAACACCGGCCTGCTGGGCTCCTACCACCCTGGCGTCTTCCGCGGGGACAAATGGAGCTGCTGCCACCAGAGGGACAAGACAGGTGGGATGCAGGCAGGGAATCCACAGTGCTGAGTCTGTCCCCCATAGGCCTCAGGCCCTGCCTGGGGCGTGGGGCTCTGGAGCCCCGCCTCACTGCCAGCTGGGAGCCACCTGGGCAGCTATGGGTACTCACCTGAGGCCAGCCAGGCCATGCAGGTGCTCTGGGCAGAAAGGGTCCTGTGACCCGGTGGTCTGGGAACTGCACTTGGTGTGAACAAAGCCTGTGGGTGCCTCGgagaccctggaggaggccagAGTTAGAATCCCATATCTGACGCCATTTAGTCCAGCTCTTTCCAAACTCCTTTCCCAGGGATCCCCTTTTCGGCCCAGTGAATGAGCTTCTTGCAGAACCAGGGTTCCGAGCAACATGCTGTAGGAATTCCTTGCTAACGAGGGCTGAAGAAAGCTCCTGAATTTGCATACTGCCACACTGGCAGCCCGATACTGGAGCTGTGAGTTGGGGTTACCCTAGGCCTTGCGCCCTAGAGGGATGACAGAAGCTTCTAGAACTTTCAATGATGATGGAAATGGTGTGTATCTGTACGGCCCaacactgtgtgtgtgcctgctgtgAACATGTGGTTGTTGATCACTTGTGATGGGGCGAGAGCAGCCTAGGAACTGAGTTTTGAATCGATTTTAATTTCAATTCATTTTGATATGAACGGTCTCATGCAACTGGTGGCTGTCTTCTTATACAGCAAAGTTCTTGAAGGTTCCAGATCTTCCTGCACTATCTGTATCTGCTTTACAAAATTCTTGCTCCCCAGTCACAGAGGAGACTCAGCACTTTGAGCCCCTCCGCCCTCAAGGCCAGGCCGAGCCTTGAGCCCTGTAGCTCGGCGTGGTCCGGGCCCTGGGAAGGTGGCCCACCTGCTCTGGCCCAGCCCTGGCTCTGGCAGGGGGCAGTGGCAGCTTGTTAGGAGCATGTCCCTGGCTGGTGGGCCTGGCCTGCAGCCTCCGGCTATAACCTTGTGGCAAGAACCCTCGTCACTGGCGCAGCGGGGCTCCCCAGGGCGCTACGAGGCAGGGCCGGGTAGCCGTGTGCTGTGGAGGGGGAGGTGTCTGTGCCAAGGTCGTGAAGCCAGCACATGGCAGAGCCAGCTCATTCCAAGGcacagccctcctggctcctctcacCATGACCTTGTGGTTCCCAGCTTCTCTCAGCATCCTTCCAGGCATGGAATCTTCCAGAAAGTGGTCCATCACCCTAGGTTGTATCCCACACAACTCCCACATCCTGCAGTTACGTCAGTAACCGCTCAGGAGCTGaccaggaaggagaggaggggctgACCCTGGAGTGTGGGAGCCACCCACTGGCCCTGGGCCAGACCTCCCAGGctgtgcccccagcccagccccgcacTGGGGGGCCCCTGAGTCCACCCCTCGccctctctaggcctcagttcCCCCATCGGCGTTCCAGGAAGTCAGATGTGAATGCTCACAGTGCCTGCCCACCACTCCGTCCCCTCTTTGCCCCCAGATCTGGGCTGTGACAAGACGCGGTCCTGGGTGACCCTACAGGAGTGGAATGACCCTCTCGACCACGACCTGGAGGCTCAGCTCATCTACCGGCACCTGCTGGGCGTGGAGGCCACACTGCGGTGAGGAGGCCCATGCGGGGGCAGCGAGGCCCACGCGGCAGAGCCTGGGCAGCCCCCGGGGATGTCCTGGGGGACAAGGGGTGGCCGGAGCCAGGACTGGGGCTCAGGGCTCCTCCACGGTGGCAGGTCCCTTCCCTCCTAATCCAACCCCCACACCTTCCTGCCTAGGGCACCCACACCTGGGGAGGGTAAGGCGCCTGAATCTCTGCAGCATGAGGCTGGCTCTCATTTGGATGAAGGTGCCAAGGGCTGTGGAAGCCCAGGGTCAGGCTGTGGTTGATCTCCGCCCCGGTTGACCCTGCCCCCTTATCTGCCCAGCATGTCCGTGGGCCCCTCGGAGCACCAGGACTACCCTCAGCAAACTCACTCaattcagtggttctcagccctggctccagcttattttagttttatttttgtattttattttttaaaatatttttcgctgtgctgggtcttcattgctctgcaggcttctctctagttgtggcaagaggacttctcattgcagaggcttctcttgttgtggagcacagaccctAGGGCATCtgagcttcagtagttttggctctcaggctctagagcagaggctcaatagttgtggcacacagacttagttgctctgaggcatgtgtgatcttccaggaccagggatcgaacccatgtctcctgctttggcaggcggattccttacccctgcgccaccagggaagcccctggctcCACAGAAAACATGGGGTGCTTTTAAAAAACCACTTTTTGCAGCCACTgaagcaggtgggttcttatcaTCCCCCATTTAAGCCAGGAAGCAGCAGAGCAAAGATTCGAACCCAACCCACCCGGGGTTCAGGTGGGACCAGTGCCCAGGCTCTTAACCAGCACAGCCTGCCTTGAGGGCCTCCCCACCTCCAGAACCTCTGACCAGCCCTGGCCCATTCCAGCCTGCTGCCCAGAACTTCTGCCCTACCAGGAACTCCAGCCTCTGGCCTGATCACCTGTCCACGGCCCcctgctgtattagtttcctgcaGCTGCTGTAGCAGATTATCATACATTTGTTGGCTTAAACAGCACGGATTTCTCTTCTTCTAGCAAATGTTGAAGAAGCAAATGAACAGAGGAGTAAGGGACCAGACTGACCCCCTGGGGCCTGGAAGGCCCCTGATGGGGAGGAGCCTGTTAGACCTAAGCAGAGGGACACGTCTCTCCCAGAATAGATCCGGGAGACGGTCAAAGGGCTGAGCCCATAGAATTCCTCAATAAGGAGCTCAGAGTCTGCACGAAGGCTGCTCACCTCTCTGTGCAAGCGCACAGAGGATTGTACttgaggggcctggggggccatTGGTGAATGCCGGTCAGGAGCCACGCTTGAAACAGCactcacaggacttccctggtgggccagtggttaagactccgtgcttccaatgcacgGGGGTTCAGGTTTGACCCTAggtctgggaactaggatcccacatgctgtgcagtgtggccaaaaagaaagaaaaagatcactGTCTCCTGTTCCCAGAAGAAGGAAACTCATTCCACGGCCAGTTAACACTAGGGGACGTTCAGGCTCCGCTTGGCCCTCTTCCCAAGGGCCCTCCGAAACAGGAGTGACACCATTCAGCCTTGGTTTCCTGACTGCCTTTGTAGGGGTGatggggggtgaggggtgagTGGGGCCAAGGGAGGGGGTTGGAAGGGGGGACGAGGGAGGTGAGCGGGGGCCAGCTGAGACCTGGGCCCATATCTCTTCCTGTAGATTGGAAGAGGCaggcccctgcccccaggacGCCCTCCAGGTCAGGAGGCCCAGCTGGGGTCACCCTGGGTCCCGTAGGAACATGGGAGCCTCACACCCTGTCCTCCCCCCTAGGGAGAAGCACCAACAACTGAGCATGGGCCCAGAGGCAGGCCGCGGGCCAACGGGCCCTGGGGAAGGTAGGTGCTGCCCACCCAGCTCCCTTTCGGGCATCGTGGGCGGGGCCTCCCTCCCAGGGCGCCCTCTCTTCTCTGACCCCACGTCTGCCTCCAGCCCCCGAGGACCCACTGGCCGAGCTGCTCCAGGTGCTCGGGGACCTCCAGGAGGCCCACAGGTCCAGCCCAGCCGGCTCACCACCCTCGGAGCCCAGCCGCGTCCTGGAGCTGCAGACGTGAGGATGCCCCGCAGGCTGTGCCGCGCCCCGCCAAGTGCGGGGAGACCCCTGCGCACTCTCAGCGTTTAGTCTCAGTCCCTCTTACTGGGATGCAGGGCCTGGGTCCCTCCTGGGCCAGGGGAGCCAGGGGGACCAGGGGCTCCGGACGTCCAGGGCTGACAAGGCTTTGGCCGGTCATCGCCCACCTGATGTCTCCAGGGAGCTTCAGTTGCTCTCGCTCCTCTGTAAGGCCGGGCTGCTCCCTGCCGCCATTGCTACCGCTCGCCCCAGGCTGCGCCAGGGGCCCTCCTCTCCTGCCCAAGGCAGAGCCAGCCAGAAGCCACCCTTTATGGTGGCCCACTCCCAGATGTACTAACGCTTCTCAgacccagagaggcaggagggcgCGTGGGGCCCAGGAGACCAGGCCTGGACCTCAGCACCCCCTTTGCTCCCAGCCACCACCCCACCTGCTCCTCGGCTGTGCCCCCCGGGAGAGCATCGAGGTGCTTTATTGCCGACAATAAACCTGCTGTGACTGCGGAGGCTCTGGGGTCTCGTGATGGGGGTCGGCTGCTGGCGGGGGTGGCTGAGGACCGGGCACCAGCATAGATTCTGTGTACCCCCGTTGCCTCTTCTCTGCTGCCCCCCATCCTAAGgacttcctttctcctcccacctactGTCCCCGCCACACCCCTGGGTCCCACTCATCCATCGCACAGGCTACGGAGCCTGACATGTCTCACCAGCTGGCCCCTCCTTGCAGCCCACAAACAGCCCCTTCCTCCAAGCGTCCTGAAGACTGCAAGCAGAGGCAGGTCAGAGCCTCAAACCACGTGGCCTGGCCCTGTCAGTGTCCCTTATGCCAACCCCCTCATCCCAAGCAGGACTTCCTGGGTCAtcacctccctgccctcctcccagtcCCTCCCTAGGCTTACAGTAACCTTCCACGTAACTAACGAGACAAAGGAGGGACAGGATCTTCCAGCATATTCTTAAAGATCTCATTCAACCAAGTTTAGAGTCTCCCCTGTGAGCCCAGACCTGGGACAGTTCCCAAGGGCCTGGGTCACAGGCAGGACCCCTGACCCGGCTGACTAgccaggctctggggcaggaCCATCTGGGCAGACTACAAACTGGGTTCTTTGAGGGGTGGCCCAGAAAGGCAAAAGGGTGATGAAGGTACAAGGGGCTGCCCCCTCCCTTCAACCCCCTGGCTTTTGAGGCCATATCAGGCTTTTCTCCTGGCCACAGCCTTGATGGGGGTGGTTCCCCCCCCACAGCTCACACCAACTCAAACCCCTGGATGTTCATCGCTTCTTGGTCACGATGCCGCCATCCTGTGGGCCTCACCAGCTGCTTTGCAGGGCTGGGCATCCCCTCTcccttcctggcccagggctcAGGTCCAGGGGGGCTCATCCCTGcccccatcaccaactcctgcttCTCTGGCTACTTCCCTAGGGTCtcacacacatctcctgcatgttGGATCTTCTTGAGTTTCAAGGATCTCCTGATCAGGAAGTATGGGCCCCAGGGTCTGCTGAGCCCCCAGGCAGGGAGTGAAGGGGAAAGAGAAGTGTGCACTTATAAGGGGTTGCCACAAGTAGAACCACGGTGGGGGCGGGTTTTGGCCACAACccttggcatgtgagatcttagttccctggccagggatcaaatccacgtcccctgcactggaaactcggagtcttaaccactgcaccaccagggaagtcccagaaccgCAGATTTTAACGGCATACACACACAGCCACCCACTGGCAACACTGGCCACCCTCTCCAATGGATCTGATGTGGGCGTGATCACTGCCACCCTCTCCTCCAATGGACCTGATGTGGGCGTGGTCACTGCCACCCTCTCCTCCAATGGACCTGATGTGGGCGTGGTCACAGCCACCCTCTCCTCCAATGGACCTGATGTGGGCGTGGTCACTGACACCCTCTCCTCCAATGGACATGATGTGGGCGTAGTCACTGCCACCCTCTCCAATGGATCTGATGGGGGAGTGGTCACTGCTACCCTCTCTTCCAATGGATCTGATGCGGGCGTGGCCACTGTAGCCTCCTCTCCCGTGAGTACCCACCCAGCTAGGTTCTCCTCTCAGGTTCTGAGCAGAGCTCCCTACAGTCCAGGATGCTACGTTCTTTTTGGaagcctcctggaaaaaggagagagaagagactcCTTCCTGCCCTCAAGTTCAGGTGGTCCTGGAGATCACCCCCTCACCTGCCCAGGGAGTCTGTACCACTCCCCTGGGATTGCCAGGCCTGTTATTCATCCGCCCCCCAGATGTCTTGAGAGTCTGATTGGGCCCTCAGACACAGGCCTGCAGTCCTGGGGCTGGCATTCAGTACAAAGCAGacaccctgggaagccctgagtggGCCTAGCTCTTGTGGTATGTGCATTTCTTCATCCTCTGAGCTGATCCCATAGGAAATCTGGGCAAATTCCCACCGACTTCCTCTTGGGAAATTCCtgtcaaaatataattttcaaatacgTTAAAAAATGACTCAGACAAATATAGAATGAACATGTAACAAAGATTTATTACACTTCAAGGAGGAAAGGAGTGTTGAGCAAAGCTGGTTCATAGACTATTTTGAGAAGCTGGGAAATGTTAGAATAAGATGGTGATATTAGATACAAAACTGGTGGATGAAGTTTTGTATGGGATGGAAACCTTTAAGTTAACAAGTAACTTCAGTGTCTGGGCTCTAACTGAATAATAAATATCAAAGTCAAACATGGGTTCATTCCCCAAGACTAGGGATTGCCAGATTTTTCCTCCAAAGGCCCAGGCATGCAGGTTTTGGTCACAGTTATTCGTGTggcacaaaagcagccacaggCAATGAGGAAACCAGTGGGGACAGCGTATTCCAATGAaactgtcaacttaaaaaacagtcacaacctaaaagaCTCTCttggcaacaacaacaacaacaaaagactctCTTGGCCCGAAGAGTCAGGTTGGTGTGGGCCTCCAGCATATGACATTTCTCACCGCAGGTCTCAAGCTCAAGTAGGAAATAGTCCTTCCCAGGAAGTGGTGAGGGAAGCTCCAGATTTCCTTGGGGGCTCCACAGCTGTGGTCCAGACCTGAAGAAGCAGCTAGGGAGCTGTTACAGCTCCAGTAGTTAATCTGAGACCCTGGCCCCTGTTGCTTTGACTGCTCAGGTAGGACTTTTATTCTAAGCTGTAGTCTGCAAAATATCAACCAACCAGAACCGACTCATACCCTTATCCTTTCGAGTTCCTCTCAACTGTGTTGactcaaaacaaaaaaacccagaagttGGAagttatgtttgattttttttttttgctgccccACGTGGCTTGTAGGATCCTACttccccaactggggattgaATTGGGCCTCAGCAGTGACAGTGCtaagtcctgaccactggataGCCATGGAATTCCCAAATGAGTTCTGTTTTATTGGGGATCCTACTGAGGAcgatagcctgggagacagccttTCAGATCGCTGTGAGGAACTGTTCCAAAGACGTAAAATACAAGACAGGATATAGAGGagcttttttgggtttttttttgctgaaaaacATAACACATGTAGTCGAGTATCAGAAGATCGCTCCTAATCACAAAAGACAGACACTCAAGGACTTCAGTGCTTTTCTTGGGAAGATGCAAGGATGTGGGCTCACTGAAATGATTTCTAGATATGCAGCCTAACTATCTAGGGCCAgcatcctgtttttctccatcctgaactctCCTCGGGGCGCACTGTCAGGGGCTGGTAACTCGATAGTGGGCAACCGCTccttgtttactgaaatggcagacttttttttttttttttttggtccccacCTGTTTACACCTGCTTCCTCCCTAGCCCTCCCTCCCCTAATAAGAAACTCACTAGGCTACAAGCCCACCTGGAAAGTCAGTTGACAACCCGGCCAGGGGTCTTGCAGCCCTTCGCGTGggcacagggttttttttttcatacacaaCAGTCTAGCCCAGGGGAGGTTTCTTCCATCCCTTCTGGTCACACCTGCTCACTACCACAAGGCTTCCACCTCCGTTCAAGGGCCTGTTCCTCTGTACTCCAAGGGCACATTTCCAAAGAGGGATAAAGGGACAAAGAGAGCGGAGGGAAGTACACCGCAGGCTTCCCGCTTAGCTTAAACGAGGATATCTGAGAACCGAAAGAGAACCCCCCAGCGTTCCCACCCAGCGCCAAAGCGCGCCGGGACCCGCAGGTGAGCGGGGAGGAGCTTCTGGACTCACGCATGCGCAGAGCCACCAGCCTCCCTCTGGCAGGCTTTCCTCACGCCTGCGCAGGATCCTCCAGACCGATAGGGGGCAACGAGCCGATCCTCACACGGGTTAGGCAATGCCGGCGTAATCCGGAAGCAGCCGCTAACCCGGAAGTGGTCGCTTGGTTGGGTTCTGGAGGCGGTGGTGGCTGCTGCCGCGGTTTTGAAGGTGGCCGCGACGCTAGGATGAACGCCCCTCCCGCCTTCGAGTCGTTCTTGCTCTTCGAGGGCGAGAAGAAGTAAGTGGAACCAGCCTGGGtcaggggcggggggagggtcGCGGGCCCTCGACCGTCTGCGCCCGCAgattctggggcttctctgcctgtTCTCTGCCGGGAGACAGAAGCAAGTTTTGCTCAAGTGTCTACTCGCCGAGTGCTCCACACCCGTGTCTGCCAAACTTAAGACAGTCCTGGGTGGTGGTGAGCCGCCCCATTTTCTTgacgaggaaaccaaggctcagaaaggttaagtaactccTCCAGGCGCACAGAAATGGGCCTATTTGTATTCGAACCCGGGGTTTCTGGCTCCACAGTCTTCCCACCCGGCACCGTTATCCTCTTTGCTGCATCCAGAGGACAGTTTGACGGCTGTCAGACTCACACCGGATCTTCATTCGCCGGTGTAAAATCTCCAGTGACTCCTTATTGTCTGCTGGTGAAGGGAAGTGCAGTCCAGTGCTCAGATAGCCTGCGTGGGGATCCCCCATTTAAGAACTCTGTGTCTTTGGGCAAGTGACCCCTTAATCTGCCTAAGAACCACTTTCCTCGTCTGGGAAA
This genomic window contains:
- the RASA4B gene encoding ras GTPase-activating protein 4B isoform X1; translation: MAKRSSLSIRIVEGKNLPAKDITGSSDPYCIVKVDNEPIIRTATVWKTLCPFWGEEYQVHLPPTFHSVAFYVMDEDALSRDDVIGKVCLTRDTLAAHPKGFSGWAHLTEVDPDEEVQGEIHLRLEVVPGTRARLRCSVLEARDLAPKDRNGASDPFVRVRYNGRTQETSIVKKSCYPRWNETFEFELEEGAAEALCVEAWDWDLVSRNDFLGKVVFNVQRLWAAQREEGWFRLQPDQSKSRREEGHVGSLQLEVRLRDETVLPSGCYQPLVQLLCREVKLGTQSPGQLISLIEETTSTEYRQEVATTLLKLFLGQGLAKDFLDLLFQLELSRTSEANTLFRSNSLASKSMESFLKVAGMRYLHGVLGPIIDSVFEEKKYVELDPSKVEVKDVGCSGLHRPQTEAEVLEQSAQTLRAHLGALLSALSRSVRGCPAVVRATFRQLFRRVRERFPSAQDENVPFIAVTSFLCLRFISPAILAPKLFHLRERHADARTSRTLLLLAKAVQNVGNMDTPASRAKEAWMEPLQPMVRQGVAQLKDFITKLVDIQEKDELDLQRTLSLQAPPVKEGPLFIHRTKSKGPLMSSSFKKLHFSLTTEALSFAKTPSSKKSTLIKLANIRAVEKVEEKSFGSSHVMQVIYTDDSGRLQTAYLQCKCVNELNQWLSALRKVCINNTGLLGSYHPGVFRGDKWSCCHQRDKTDLGCDKTRSWVTLQEWNDPLDHDLEAQLIYRHLLGVEATLREKHQQLSMGPEAGRGPTGPGEAPEDPLAELLQVLGDLQEAHRSSPAGSPPSEPSRVLELQT
- the RASA4B gene encoding ras GTPase-activating protein 4B isoform X2 → MAKRSSLSIRIVEGKNLPAKDITGSSDPYCIVKVDNEPIIRTATVWKTLCPFWGEEYQVHLPPTFHSVAFYVMDEDALSRDDVIGKVCLTRDTLAAHPKGFSGWAHLTEVDPDEEVQGEIHLRLEVVPGTRARLRCSVLEARDLAPKDRNGASDPFVRVRYNGRTQETSIVKKSCYPRWNETFEFELEEGAAEALCVEAWDWDLVSRNDFLGKVVFNVQRLWAAQREEGWFRLQPDQSKSRREEGHVGSLQLEVRLRDETVLPSGCYQPLVQLLCREVKLGTQSPGQLISLIEETTSTEYRQEVATTLLKLFLGQGLAKDFLDLLFQLELSRTSEANTLFRSNSLASKSMESFLKVAGMRYLHGVLGPIIDSVFEEKKYVELDPSKVEVKDVGCSGLHRPQTEAEVLEQSAQTLRAHLGALLSALSRSVRGCPAVVRATFRQLFRRVRERFPSAQDENVPFIAVTSFLCLRFISPAILAPKLFHLRERHADARTSRTLLLLAKAVQNVGNMDTPASRAKEAWMEPLQPMVRQGVAQLKDFITKLVDIQEKDELDLQRTLSLQAPPVKEGPLFIHRTKSKGPLMSSSFKKLHFSLTTEALSFAKTPSSKCVNELNQWLSALRKVCINNTGLLGSYHPGVFRGDKWSCCHQRDKTDLGCDKTRSWVTLQEWNDPLDHDLEAQLIYRHLLGVEATLREKHQQLSMGPEAGRGPTGPGEAPEDPLAELLQVLGDLQEAHRSSPAGSPPSEPSRVLELQT